From Polaribacter butkevichii, a single genomic window includes:
- a CDS encoding MFS transporter, with the protein MKVKGLRWFIIGLIFIATVINYIDRSALAIMWGSNDQPNSISGSLDLTKSDYGLILNIFMVFYALGQLFSGKLFDKVGTRIGYVISIGVWGLSSFLHSTVRGIVGLTFFRSTLGLSEAGNWPGGVKSNAEWFPIKERAIAQGLFNAGASIGSVIAPPFIATLYVAFGWRTSFMVVGSFGLLWIIPWLLINKAGPKKHPWITPEEQKYISEGQSQADQNATADTKGKSLKEILSHRESWAIVVGRFFLEPIWWLFVGWMPLYLADVYGFNVKEVGMFAWVPYVGAALGSIAGGYVSGQIISKTNSIDRGRKLTILIGGVIMFLGLVATVLFGDSPERFVAIVFFVLFGFQFAIGNVQTLPSDLFSGKSVGSLAGLAGMVGVFSVILMNFLVPIIQEKFSYTPIFVAIAAFVPLGLGAIYYFAREIKSVEE; encoded by the coding sequence ATGAAAGTAAAAGGATTAAGGTGGTTTATTATAGGACTTATCTTTATAGCAACTGTAATCAATTATATTGATAGAAGTGCATTAGCAATTATGTGGGGAAGTAATGACCAGCCAAATTCAATCTCTGGTTCATTAGACCTTACAAAAAGTGATTATGGTTTAATTTTAAATATTTTCATGGTGTTTTATGCACTAGGACAATTATTTTCTGGTAAACTATTTGATAAAGTTGGAACAAGAATTGGTTATGTAATTAGTATTGGTGTTTGGGGGCTATCTTCTTTTCTTCACTCTACTGTTCGTGGTATTGTAGGGCTTACATTCTTTAGAAGTACATTAGGTCTTTCTGAAGCTGGTAACTGGCCAGGGGGAGTTAAAAGTAATGCAGAATGGTTTCCTATTAAAGAACGTGCCATTGCACAAGGATTATTTAATGCCGGTGCTTCTATTGGTTCGGTAATTGCGCCGCCATTTATTGCTACATTATATGTTGCTTTTGGTTGGAGAACTAGTTTTATGGTAGTGGGGTCTTTTGGTTTACTTTGGATTATTCCTTGGTTATTAATTAATAAAGCAGGACCAAAAAAACACCCTTGGATTACTCCAGAAGAACAAAAATATATTTCAGAAGGTCAAAGTCAAGCAGATCAAAATGCAACAGCAGATACAAAAGGTAAAAGCTTAAAAGAAATTCTTTCTCATAGAGAATCTTGGGCAATTGTTGTAGGGCGTTTCTTTTTAGAACCAATTTGGTGGTTATTTGTAGGTTGGATGCCTCTTTACTTGGCAGATGTTTACGGTTTTAATGTAAAAGAAGTGGGTATGTTTGCTTGGGTGCCTTATGTAGGTGCTGCTCTAGGTAGTATTGCAGGTGGATATGTCTCAGGACAAATTATATCAAAAACAAATTCAATTGATAGAGGACGAAAATTAACAATATTAATTGGTGGAGTTATCATGTTCTTAGGCTTAGTTGCTACAGTGTTATTTGGTGATTCGCCAGAGCGTTTTGTTGCAATTGTATTTTTTGTATTATTTGGTTTTCAGTTTGCAATTGGTAACGTACAAACATTACCAAGTGATTTATTTAGCGGTAAATCTGTAGGATCATTAGCTGGTTTAGCAGGTATGGTTGGTGTGTTTTCTGTAATATTGATGAACTTTTTAGTGCCAATAATTCAAGAAAAATTTTCTTACACGCCAATATTTGTTGCTATTGCTGCATTTGTGCCATTAGGTTTAGGAGCCATTTATTATTTCGCACGAGAAATAAAATCAGTAGAAGAATAA
- a CDS encoding SusC/RagA family TonB-linked outer membrane protein, producing the protein MNLKIKLVFIAMLFLSAINYAQESIMVKGSVTSKTDGEPILGANIIILGTTTGTSTDFDGNYQLKVKSGQELEFSYLGFTSKKVTFTGQKTINIVLTEDASLLDEIVVVGYGTSKKSHLTGSVSKIGGEDVAAVQAARVDDALAGKLAGVLIQNQDGSPGAAPKIKIRASSSISGNSNPLIVVDGFPISGGLESVNSNDIKSLEILKDAASAAIYGSRGANGVVLITTKKGKSGKAKFSYNAYTSISSKYRDNILKSGPEWAAFSREQIAAGKWDLSQIDPEFVEYRLSAYENSPGAISPEDWLFQNGSTNSHDFSVSGGSEDISVFASIGYQDAEGVVITQGFERLNARLNVDAKLGDKFKAGISFNGFTSKRDILGHDMRDLLRATPVYPIYHTAESIAFVQDLDTKAQALGLDGFDKGYRGSGYEANSIYALEPGMAAQDWHYGRSNNGIGGSGDAGPAAKLDNTESWEKTFFGNVSSYLEYQIIEGLKVKTVLGGDYKDTQTYDHRLIGFDSRARSAQTFRDQVDLKVTSVLSETTLSYVKEIGKHDISAVAGIEFQTTKFKGTRLDGANVPDNAILNYNLFNPADITVTERDETRARESVFGRVTYAYDDKYLASVSVRRDGDSRFGANKQYAVFPAVSLGWNVHKESFLQDSETLSKLKLRFSTGSLGTTSFLGSYDALSLLDPSATIYGTGFLIPENVANADLTWQTNTETNFGVDFGFLNNRFTFGVDYYTSDIKDILINQSVSEVLGTSSVVLNSGDVRSSGVEFELSAKILSNDNFSWSMGANLSTVSTEITDLGGLDELPQQVYGQSGRGAVFRNYVGGEIGEMWGLETTGEVEMLYLEDGTRSPNNQSGESYVVDQNNDGVIDRTRSVEDGGDLVKIGQNTPDFYWGMTHNLSYKDWDMSLQFQGSHGAEVYNVDPLYYGSQWGGRLVDSFDANNDGIADHNGMHYEANRNQTDAAIQDASYIALRNLTIGYTIKDEITSKIGLSSVRLYGAATNLLYFMADNYTSYNPEGIQTAGSDYLGPTTSGAQVGASPIVRSFTIGLNVNF; encoded by the coding sequence ATGAACTTAAAAATTAAGTTAGTATTTATTGCAATGCTTTTCTTAAGTGCAATTAATTATGCGCAAGAAAGCATTATGGTAAAAGGAAGTGTTACGTCCAAGACAGATGGTGAGCCGATTTTAGGTGCCAACATTATTATTTTAGGGACAACAACAGGAACAAGTACCGATTTTGATGGTAATTACCAATTAAAAGTAAAATCGGGTCAGGAATTAGAGTTTTCTTATTTAGGGTTTACTTCTAAAAAAGTAACTTTTACAGGTCAAAAAACTATTAACATTGTCTTAACTGAAGATGCTAGTTTGTTAGACGAAATCGTAGTAGTTGGTTACGGTACTAGTAAAAAAAGCCATTTAACAGGTTCTGTTTCTAAAATAGGAGGAGAAGATGTTGCTGCTGTACAGGCTGCTCGTGTAGATGATGCATTAGCGGGTAAATTAGCAGGTGTGTTAATTCAAAACCAAGATGGTTCTCCAGGAGCTGCTCCAAAAATTAAAATTAGAGCATCTTCATCTATTTCTGGTAACTCTAACCCATTAATCGTTGTAGATGGATTTCCTATTTCAGGAGGTTTAGAATCTGTTAATTCAAACGATATTAAAAGTTTAGAAATCTTAAAAGATGCGGCTTCAGCTGCAATTTATGGTTCTAGAGGTGCAAATGGTGTGGTTTTAATTACAACTAAAAAAGGAAAATCTGGTAAAGCTAAATTTAGCTATAATGCTTACACAAGTATATCTAGTAAGTATAGAGATAATATACTTAAATCAGGTCCAGAATGGGCTGCATTTTCTAGAGAACAAATTGCTGCAGGTAAATGGGATTTATCTCAAATTGATCCAGAATTTGTAGAGTATAGATTAAGTGCTTACGAAAATTCACCAGGAGCTATAAGTCCAGAAGATTGGCTTTTTCAAAACGGATCTACAAACAGTCACGATTTTAGTGTAAGTGGAGGTTCTGAAGACATTAGTGTTTTTGCTTCAATTGGGTATCAAGATGCAGAAGGGGTTGTAATTACTCAAGGTTTCGAGAGATTAAATGCACGTTTAAATGTAGATGCTAAATTAGGAGATAAATTTAAAGCAGGAATAAGTTTTAACGGTTTTACCTCTAAAAGAGATATTTTAGGTCATGATATGAGAGATTTATTAAGAGCTACACCTGTATATCCTATCTATCATACTGCAGAATCTATTGCATTTGTACAAGATTTAGATACGAAAGCACAAGCTTTAGGTCTTGATGGTTTTGATAAAGGTTATAGAGGTTCTGGTTATGAAGCAAATAGTATTTATGCTTTAGAGCCAGGTATGGCAGCTCAAGATTGGCATTATGGAAGATCAAATAACGGTATTGGAGGGTCTGGTGATGCAGGACCTGCAGCAAAGTTAGACAATACAGAAAGTTGGGAAAAAACATTTTTTGGTAACGTAAGTTCTTATTTAGAATATCAAATTATAGAAGGTTTAAAAGTTAAAACAGTATTAGGTGGCGATTATAAAGATACGCAAACTTATGATCACAGATTAATTGGGTTTGATTCTAGAGCAAGATCTGCACAAACTTTCAGAGATCAAGTAGATTTAAAGGTAACATCTGTTTTAAGTGAAACTACTTTAAGTTATGTAAAAGAAATTGGAAAGCATGATATTTCTGCCGTTGCAGGTATCGAGTTTCAAACAACAAAATTTAAAGGTACTCGTTTAGATGGTGCTAATGTACCAGACAATGCTATTCTTAATTACAATCTTTTTAATCCAGCAGATATCACGGTAACAGAAAGAGATGAAACTAGAGCTAGAGAGAGTGTTTTTGGTAGAGTTACTTATGCTTATGATGATAAATATTTAGCTTCTGTATCTGTTAGAAGAGATGGGGATTCTCGTTTTGGAGCTAATAAGCAATATGCTGTTTTTCCTGCTGTATCTTTAGGTTGGAATGTACATAAAGAATCTTTTTTACAAGATAGCGAAACATTAAGTAAATTAAAATTAAGATTTAGTACAGGTTCTTTAGGAACAACGTCTTTCTTAGGTTCTTATGATGCATTAAGTCTTTTAGACCCATCAGCAACAATATATGGTACAGGATTTTTAATCCCAGAAAATGTTGCTAATGCAGATTTAACTTGGCAAACAAATACAGAAACAAATTTTGGTGTTGATTTTGGATTTTTAAACAATCGTTTTACGTTTGGTGTAGATTATTATACATCTGATATTAAAGATATCTTAATAAACCAAAGTGTTTCTGAAGTATTAGGTACTTCATCTGTAGTACTTAATTCTGGAGATGTAAGAAGTTCTGGAGTTGAATTTGAATTATCAGCAAAAATATTAAGCAATGATAATTTTTCATGGAGTATGGGAGCTAACTTATCTACTGTTAGTACAGAAATTACAGACTTAGGTGGTTTAGATGAATTACCTCAACAAGTTTACGGGCAAAGTGGTAGAGGTGCTGTTTTTAGAAATTATGTAGGTGGAGAAATTGGTGAAATGTGGGGATTAGAAACTACAGGAGAAGTTGAAATGCTATATTTAGAAGATGGAACAAGAAGCCCTAACAATCAGTCAGGAGAATCTTATGTTGTAGATCAGAATAATGATGGTGTAATTGATAGAACAAGGTCTGTTGAAGATGGAGGTGATTTAGTTAAAATAGGACAAAATACACCAGATTTTTATTGGGGTATGACGCATAATTTAAGCTATAAAGATTGGGATATGTCCTTACAATTTCAAGGATCTCATGGTGCAGAAGTTTATAATGTAGACCCACTTTATTATGGTTCTCAATGGGGAGGAAGATTAGTAGATAGCTTTGATGCTAACAATGATGGAATTGCAGATCATAATGGAATGCATTATGAAGCAAATAGAAATCAAACAGACGCAGCGATACAAGATGCATCTTATATTGCATTAAGAAACTTAACTATTGGTTATACAATTAAAGATGAAATTACTAGTAAAATAGGTTTAAGCTCTGTAAGATTATATGGTGCAGCTACAAACTTACTTTACTTTATGGCAGACAATTATACTTCTTATAACCCAGAAGGTATACAAACTGCAGGAAGTGATTATTTAGGGCCAACAACATCTGGTGCTCAAGTAGGTGCAAGTCCAATTGTAAGAAGTTTTACTATAGGTTTAAATGTTAACTTTTAA
- a CDS encoding FadR/GntR family transcriptional regulator: MKLEVLTKNENQKVQKEIIIGIRDLINYKNLEPGDKLPSERMLSEKFNVSRSNVREAIHRLEFYGLLKSRPQSGTFVANIGVTALNGMIEDIIRLDEPEFKSLVETRILLELKTSRLAALRRTEGDLLKLNEALEAYKTKVINGEDAVQEDLLFHLAIAKASGNSTMNTFMLIITPEIITNFKKHHVCDADLAQRGISDHQAIFDAIKEKNPQLAKQKMKEHFKELYMYCYNV, encoded by the coding sequence ATGAAGTTAGAAGTGCTTACAAAAAATGAAAATCAAAAGGTTCAAAAGGAAATTATTATTGGTATCCGGGATTTAATTAATTATAAAAATTTAGAACCGGGAGACAAGTTACCCTCTGAAAGAATGCTTTCCGAAAAATTTAATGTAAGTAGAAGTAATGTAAGAGAGGCAATTCATAGATTAGAGTTTTATGGTTTGTTAAAATCTAGACCACAAAGTGGAACTTTTGTAGCCAATATAGGTGTTACTGCCTTAAACGGAATGATTGAAGACATTATAAGGTTAGATGAACCAGAATTTAAATCTCTTGTTGAAACAAGAATATTATTAGAATTAAAAACATCAAGATTAGCTGCTTTAAGAAGAACTGAAGGCGATTTGCTTAAATTGAATGAAGCACTTGAAGCATATAAAACAAAAGTAATAAACGGAGAAGATGCTGTACAAGAAGATTTATTGTTTCATTTAGCAATTGCAAAAGCAAGTGGTAATAGCACAATGAATACGTTTATGCTAATTATTACGCCAGAAATTATTACAAATTTCAAGAAACATCATGTGTGTGATGCAGACTTAGCACAAAGAGGAATCAGTGATCATCAAGCTATTTTTGATGCCATCAAAGAAAAGAATCCTCAACTAGCAAAACAAAAAATGAAAGAGCATTTTAAAGAGCTCTATATGTATTGTTATAACGTCTAA
- a CDS encoding SDR family NAD(P)-dependent oxidoreductase has translation MSKIENKVAVITGATGGIGFAVAKRLGKDGYTVILNGIEDEAGAERVKELTAEGITAEYYGFDVTKDEEVTANITKIGEKYGKIDVLVNNAGGLGGRSRFEEMTTEFYRFVMALNLDSAFFASRAAIPFLKKSENASIINYTSNAAWNAGGPGAGIYGTSKAGVHAITRALAKDLAEYGIRVNAVSPGTIDTPFHAQIKATKPEVFASWANSIMLGRLGQPEDVAGVVAFLASKDAAFITAETIQIGGGQALGI, from the coding sequence ATGAGTAAAATAGAAAATAAAGTTGCTGTAATTACAGGAGCTACAGGAGGAATAGGTTTTGCAGTTGCAAAAAGATTAGGAAAAGATGGTTATACTGTAATTTTAAACGGTATTGAAGATGAAGCAGGAGCTGAAAGAGTTAAGGAATTAACTGCAGAAGGAATTACTGCTGAGTATTATGGTTTTGACGTTACTAAAGATGAAGAAGTAACAGCAAACATTACTAAGATTGGTGAGAAATATGGTAAAATTGATGTTTTAGTTAACAACGCTGGTGGTTTAGGTGGTAGATCTAGATTTGAAGAAATGACTACTGAATTTTACAGATTTGTTATGGCTTTAAACCTTGATTCTGCATTTTTTGCATCTAGAGCAGCAATTCCATTTTTAAAGAAAAGTGAAAATGCATCTATCATAAACTATACATCTAACGCAGCTTGGAATGCAGGTGGACCAGGAGCTGGAATTTATGGAACATCTAAAGCAGGTGTACATGCAATAACAAGAGCTTTGGCAAAAGATTTAGCAGAATATGGTATTAGAGTAAACGCAGTATCTCCGGGTACAATTGATACTCCTTTCCATGCTCAAATTAAAGCTACTAAACCAGAAGTGTTTGCTTCTTGGGCTAATAGCATTATGTTAGGTAGATTAGGGCAACCAGAAGATGTTGCAGGTGTTGTAGCTTTCTTAGCAAGTAAAGATGCTGCTTTTATTACTGCAGAAACTATCCAAATTGGTGGTGGTCAAGCATTAGGTATCTAA
- a CDS encoding RagB/SusD family nutrient uptake outer membrane protein: MKKIYILILSMLFITACSTDLDQTPPNLAGADSLTDYDGVLNAAYFYQLGTVTPLAIMGDFRADNAFMFEAPYTEFDTYGPNLTTMEDQFFRPFYAASYKTILSANNVIENSTNATEVREAKFLRALAYFKLVKVFGAVTVNLSATPSTTDTSILVRQPAIDIYNNVIIPDLTDAMALDATIVEGRASKFAAQALLGKVYATMGNYVSAEPHLAAVVNGAESAGISLKENFKDIFGAANEIGNSEIIFSTQVSSSIEDEYSPASNFWNWFVGDDPKSDYPVDPDLIAAFDASDASGNTDLRREVTLSADGKTAIKFPKEGDLGPEHDWIEIRLADVILLYAEALNENGSTPVAITAALNQLNKIRKRAGLTNSTAITKEAVRTAIANERRLELAFEGHRWFDLVRTGTAQSVLGFTDPNYLLFPIPVSEILATRGVITQNTGY, encoded by the coding sequence ATGAAAAAAATATATATATTAATTTTGTCAATGCTTTTTATAACAGCATGTTCGACAGATTTAGATCAAACACCACCAAATTTAGCCGGTGCAGATTCATTAACAGATTATGATGGGGTTTTAAATGCAGCATATTTCTATCAATTAGGTACTGTTACTCCGTTAGCAATTATGGGAGATTTTAGAGCAGACAATGCATTTATGTTCGAAGCTCCATACACAGAGTTTGATACTTATGGTCCTAATTTAACGACTATGGAAGATCAATTCTTTAGACCTTTTTACGCAGCTTCATATAAAACGATATTAAGTGCTAATAATGTAATTGAAAACTCTACTAACGCAACAGAAGTAAGAGAAGCAAAATTTTTAAGAGCCTTAGCATACTTTAAGTTGGTAAAAGTTTTTGGAGCAGTTACTGTAAATTTATCTGCAACTCCAAGTACAACAGATACTTCTATCTTAGTAAGACAGCCTGCTATAGATATTTATAATAATGTAATTATTCCAGATTTAACAGATGCAATGGCATTAGATGCAACAATAGTAGAAGGTAGAGCATCTAAATTTGCAGCGCAAGCTTTATTAGGTAAAGTATATGCTACTATGGGAAATTATGTTAGTGCAGAGCCACATCTTGCAGCTGTTGTAAATGGTGCAGAAAGTGCTGGTATTAGCTTAAAAGAAAACTTTAAAGATATTTTTGGAGCAGCAAATGAAATTGGTAATTCAGAAATTATATTTTCTACACAAGTATCTAGCTCTATAGAAGATGAGTATTCTCCTGCTTCTAACTTTTGGAACTGGTTTGTTGGTGATGATCCAAAATCAGATTATCCAGTAGATCCAGATTTAATTGCAGCTTTTGATGCCAGTGATGCTAGTGGTAATACAGATTTAAGAAGAGAAGTAACTCTTAGTGCAGATGGAAAAACAGCGATAAAGTTTCCAAAAGAGGGAGATTTAGGACCAGAACATGATTGGATTGAAATAAGATTAGCAGATGTTATTTTATTGTATGCAGAAGCTTTAAATGAAAATGGAAGTACTCCTGTGGCAATAACAGCAGCATTAAATCAATTAAATAAAATTAGAAAAAGAGCAGGTTTAACAAATTCTACAGCAATAACTAAAGAAGCAGTTAGAACAGCAATTGCAAATGAAAGAAGATTAGAATTGGCTTTTGAAGGTCATAGATGGTTTGATTTAGTTAGAACAGGTACAGCACAGTCTGTATTAGGTTTTACAGATCCTAATTATTTATTGTTTCCGATTCCTGTTTCTGAAATTTTAGCAACACGTGGAGTAATTACGCAAAACACTGGTTACTAG
- the metK gene encoding methionine adenosyltransferase encodes MSYLFTSESVSEGHPDKIADQISDALIDNFLAFDKTSKVACETMVTTGQVFLAGEVKSKTYLDVQKIARDVINKIGYTKGAYMFDGNSCGVLSAIHEQSPDINQGVDRANPEDQGAGDQGMMFGYATDETENYMPLALELSHRLLIELAELRRENKDIPYLRPDAKSQVTIEYSDDNVPQRIDAIVISTQHDDFDKSDDVMLAKIKKDIVEILIPRVVAKLPAHIQKLFTDNITYHINPTGVFVIGGPHGDTGLTGRKIIVDTYGGKGAHGGGAFSGKDPSKVDRSGAYATRHIAKNLVAAGLCKEVLVQVSYAIGVAKPTSINVETYGTATVDLSDGAISKIVESIFDMRPYFIEKRLKLRSPIYSETAAYGHMGRTPEVKTVTFTNPMGETISEEVETFTWEKLDYVDAIKEAFKL; translated from the coding sequence ATGTCATATTTATTTACCTCAGAAAGTGTTTCTGAAGGACACCCAGACAAGATTGCAGATCAAATTTCTGATGCTTTAATCGATAACTTTTTAGCATTTGATAAAACAAGTAAAGTTGCTTGTGAAACAATGGTAACAACAGGTCAAGTATTTTTAGCAGGAGAAGTAAAATCTAAAACATATTTAGATGTTCAAAAAATTGCTAGAGATGTAATTAACAAAATTGGTTACACAAAAGGAGCTTATATGTTTGACGGAAACTCTTGTGGAGTTTTATCTGCCATCCACGAGCAATCTCCAGATATTAACCAAGGTGTTGATAGAGCAAACCCAGAAGATCAAGGTGCAGGAGACCAAGGAATGATGTTTGGTTACGCAACTGATGAGACAGAAAACTACATGCCTTTAGCGTTAGAATTGTCTCATAGATTATTAATTGAGCTAGCTGAACTAAGAAGAGAAAACAAAGACATCCCTTACTTAAGACCAGATGCTAAAAGTCAGGTTACTATAGAATATTCTGACGATAACGTGCCACAGAGAATTGATGCTATTGTAATTTCTACACAACATGATGATTTTGACAAGTCTGATGATGTGATGTTAGCAAAAATTAAAAAAGACATTGTTGAAATTTTAATTCCTAGAGTGGTTGCTAAATTACCTGCTCATATTCAGAAATTATTTACAGATAACATTACTTACCACATTAACCCAACAGGTGTTTTTGTAATTGGTGGACCTCATGGAGATACTGGTTTAACAGGAAGAAAAATTATTGTAGATACGTATGGAGGAAAAGGTGCACATGGTGGTGGAGCTTTTTCTGGAAAAGATCCTTCTAAAGTAGATAGATCTGGAGCCTATGCAACAAGACACATTGCTAAAAACTTGGTTGCTGCCGGACTTTGTAAAGAAGTTTTAGTACAAGTTTCTTATGCAATTGGTGTTGCTAAACCAACAAGTATTAATGTTGAAACCTATGGTACTGCAACCGTAGATTTATCTGACGGAGCAATTAGTAAAATAGTAGAATCTATTTTTGATATGCGTCCTTACTTTATTGAAAAACGTTTAAAATTAAGATCACCTATTTATTCTGAAACTGCTGCTTATGGTCACATGGGTAGAACACCAGAAGTAAAAACAGTTACATTTACAAACCCAATGGGAGAAACTATTTCTGAGGAAGTAGAAACTTTTACTTGGGAAAAACTAGATTATGTTGACGCTATAAAAGAAGCTTTTAAATTATAG